A genome region from Sphingobacteriaceae bacterium GW460-11-11-14-LB5 includes the following:
- a CDS encoding phosphonate ABC transporter ATP-binding protein: MIQLNNIEKYYANKGIKNYVLRLVTTSIKQGEFVSIMGPSGAGKSTLLNIIGMLEEPTYGSYEFLGENVTSLNERKRIELYRNHIGFVFQAYHLIDEMTVYENIEAPLLYKKVGSAERASRIADLLDRFNIVAKKDLFPNQLSGGQQQLVGIARALAAQPSIILADEPTGNLQSAQADEIMTLFKKLNQEDGITIIQVTHSEKNAQYGNRILHIADGVVKEDVAVA, from the coding sequence ATGATACAACTTAATAACATCGAAAAATATTACGCAAACAAAGGCATTAAAAATTATGTGTTGCGTTTAGTTACCACCAGTATTAAACAAGGTGAATTTGTTTCCATTATGGGCCCATCGGGTGCGGGGAAATCTACTTTGCTTAATATTATTGGCATGCTTGAAGAGCCAACTTATGGTTCGTATGAATTTCTGGGAGAGAATGTAACCTCGTTAAATGAGCGCAAACGCATTGAACTTTACCGAAATCACATTGGTTTTGTTTTTCAGGCTTACCACTTGATTGATGAAATGACCGTTTACGAAAATATTGAAGCCCCGCTACTATATAAAAAAGTGGGTAGCGCCGAGCGGGCCAGTAGAATTGCCGACCTGTTAGACCGTTTTAATATTGTGGCCAAAAAAGATTTATTCCCGAATCAACTTTCGGGCGGGCAACAGCAATTGGTTGGTATTGCAAGGGCATTGGCCGCGCAACCATCCATTATTTTAGCAGACGAGCCAACCGGTAACCTCCAATCGGCGCAGGCAGATGAGATCATGACCCTGTTTAAAAAGTTAAATCAGGAAGATGGCATTACCATTATTCAGGTTACGCACTCCGAAAAAAATGCGCAATATGGAAACAGGATTTTGCACATTGCCGATGGTGTAGTAAAAGAAGACGTAGCGGTAGCCTAA
- a CDS encoding alpha-L-fucosidase: MIKKILPFLLLLLIIFSSKKVLSQSNQHDKIWYTSPANASTKDNPNGWKSDPEWLKALPIGNGFLGAMVFGDVNQERIQLNEKSLWSGSPQDSDNPEAAKYIPEIRNLLFAGKYKEAAALTNKTQVCKGKGSGQGNGANVPFGCYQTLGDLWLDFGKKSTFKNYYRELDLITGVALTRYEQDGVKYKREVFSSYPDRALVIRLTADKPNALSFSLSLNRPERFNTVAKNGRLIMSGILNNGKDGDGMRYKAYAIPQLTGGTIKINGNSLQVTKATSVTIILTAATNYHLHYPDYTNANFESELNVITQKAAAKNYELLRKRHVADFSSFTKRSSLTLNNSTNNLPTNELMTKNVQSQNESALYGLYYQYGRYLLLSSSRKGSLPANLQGIWANQIQTPWNGDYHTDINVQMNYWPAEVTNLSECQEQLVDLVSSLLEPGKRTAKIQYQMNGWVLHPITNVWGYTSPGEHPSWGMHVGGGGWICQHLWEHYAFTKDKNYLTKVFPILKEASKFYLDWLVKDPKTGKLVSGPSPSPENSFLAPDGAKVQISMGPTHDQEVIYELFSNTLKAANILKNDDAEFIKKLDDARLNLAGPKIASDGRLMEWADEFKELEVQHRHLSHLYALYPGNQITKDKTPELAEAVKKSLEVRGDAGVGWTYAWKIALWARLNDGNRAFKILNAQLRPTDDTDTKYSAGGGSYHNLFDACPPFQIDGNFGVIAGITEMLMQSHEDFIALLPALPSQWKDGHIKGLVARGGFVIDMQWHNNSISTITIVAKNGGECLIRYQNKTAKLQTKAGGVYKLALSDFK, encoded by the coding sequence ATGATAAAGAAAATACTACCCTTCCTGCTTTTGCTGCTGATCATATTTAGCTCAAAAAAAGTGTTATCCCAGTCGAACCAGCATGACAAAATCTGGTATACCAGTCCTGCTAACGCGAGTACAAAAGACAATCCAAATGGCTGGAAAAGTGATCCTGAATGGTTAAAGGCACTGCCAATTGGCAATGGGTTTTTAGGGGCAATGGTATTCGGAGATGTAAACCAGGAACGAATACAACTTAACGAAAAATCTTTATGGAGCGGGAGTCCGCAGGATAGTGATAACCCGGAAGCAGCAAAATACATCCCCGAAATAAGAAATCTCCTTTTCGCAGGAAAATATAAGGAAGCCGCAGCATTGACCAACAAAACCCAGGTATGCAAGGGTAAAGGCTCTGGACAGGGAAATGGTGCAAATGTACCTTTTGGCTGCTACCAAACACTGGGTGATTTATGGCTGGATTTTGGAAAAAAATCTACTTTTAAGAATTATTACCGCGAACTAGACCTGATTACGGGGGTAGCATTAACCAGATACGAGCAAGATGGCGTTAAATACAAGAGAGAAGTTTTCTCGAGTTATCCCGATCGGGCTTTGGTGATTAGGCTAACGGCCGACAAACCTAATGCTTTATCCTTTTCATTATCGCTAAACAGGCCCGAAAGATTTAATACCGTGGCCAAAAACGGTCGTTTAATAATGAGCGGGATTTTAAATAACGGTAAAGATGGTGATGGAATGCGCTACAAAGCTTATGCTATACCACAACTTACAGGCGGAACAATAAAAATCAACGGAAATTCCTTACAGGTAACCAAAGCCACTTCGGTTACCATCATATTAACGGCCGCTACAAATTACCATTTGCATTATCCGGATTATACCAATGCGAATTTTGAAAGTGAATTAAATGTTATAACCCAAAAAGCAGCTGCCAAAAATTATGAATTATTACGCAAAAGGCATGTAGCAGATTTTTCATCTTTTACAAAAAGATCCTCTTTAACGTTAAATAACAGTACGAATAATCTTCCTACAAATGAGTTGATGACCAAAAATGTACAAAGCCAAAATGAATCGGCTCTTTATGGTCTTTACTATCAATATGGACGCTATCTTTTATTATCATCATCGCGCAAAGGAAGCCTGCCTGCCAATTTGCAGGGTATTTGGGCCAATCAGATACAAACGCCATGGAATGGCGATTACCATACCGATATTAATGTTCAGATGAATTACTGGCCAGCAGAAGTAACTAACCTTTCCGAATGCCAGGAGCAGCTGGTTGATCTGGTTTCGTCACTTTTAGAACCAGGCAAGCGTACTGCGAAAATCCAATACCAAATGAATGGCTGGGTATTACATCCCATTACAAATGTTTGGGGTTATACTTCTCCGGGAGAACATCCCAGCTGGGGCATGCATGTAGGCGGTGGTGGATGGATCTGTCAGCATTTGTGGGAACATTATGCCTTTACGAAGGATAAAAATTATTTAACTAAGGTATTTCCTATCCTCAAAGAAGCAAGCAAATTTTACTTAGACTGGCTGGTAAAAGATCCAAAAACAGGTAAATTGGTATCAGGTCCATCTCCATCGCCAGAAAATTCATTTTTAGCACCTGATGGTGCCAAAGTTCAGATCAGTATGGGGCCTACCCACGATCAGGAGGTGATTTACGAATTATTTAGCAATACATTAAAAGCAGCCAATATCTTAAAAAATGATGATGCTGAATTTATAAAAAAGCTGGATGATGCCAGACTAAATCTCGCCGGCCCGAAAATAGCTTCGGATGGAAGATTAATGGAATGGGCAGATGAATTTAAAGAGCTGGAAGTACAGCATCGCCATTTATCGCACTTGTATGCACTCTACCCTGGCAACCAGATTACGAAAGATAAAACACCTGAATTGGCAGAGGCGGTAAAAAAATCGTTGGAAGTTAGAGGTGATGCTGGTGTAGGATGGACATACGCCTGGAAAATTGCACTGTGGGCAAGATTAAATGACGGTAACCGTGCATTTAAAATACTAAACGCTCAATTGCGGCCAACGGATGATACCGATACCAAATACAGTGCAGGTGGTGGAAGTTATCATAACCTTTTTGATGCCTGCCCTCCTTTTCAGATAGATGGAAATTTTGGTGTAATTGCTGGTATAACTGAAATGTTGATGCAAAGCCATGAAGATTTTATAGCGCTATTACCCGCATTACCAAGCCAGTGGAAAGATGGCCATATAAAAGGCCTGGTTGCCAGAGGTGGTTTTGTGATCGATATGCAATGGCACAACAACAGTATTTCTACAATTACTATCGTTGCGAAAAACGGTGGTGAATGTTTAATCCGTTATCAAAATAAAACAGCAAAACTGCAAACCAAGGCCGGTGGGGTTTATAAACTTGCGCTTTCAGATTTTAAATAA
- a CDS encoding sodium:solute symporter, producing MISTTDIVITIAYILFIVTIGLWTGTRKKKNEETTSGEYFLAGKTLKWPMIGLALFATNISCLHLVSLAQSGFDSGLLNGNFEWMAAFTLILLALLFIPFYIRSGISTLPDFLERRYNRACRDWLAFISILSAIIIHIAFSFLAGGIVLETLFGIDMYVSIVVIALLTGLYTIIGGLRAVVVTETIQSLVLITGAIIITYFAWNKVGGWDHMTAILQKENAMDKLSMIRPIGDKSGMSWIAVFLGYPVLGIWYWCADQTIVQRVLGAKDENHARVGSLFCGFIKILPVFIFVLPGLFAYILYKSGTMDLSSLQTVGSNGETVLNTKGIYTLMITQLLPKGLVGILVAALLSGLMSQIAGALNSIATLSSYDLYKRFKPETSDKKLVSVGRWSAGIALTVSIGLLPLLNSYESLFNGINDVIAHIAPPITCVFLLGVFWKKASAKGAQYTLLLGSIIGAGVFVVNKVYGTETIIGQIPFMMMAFYLFCICVLIQVVFSHIYPVKHTAQSETLYWTSIWEPLKSKGWSGIGNYKFLSVLLLAIMGVLYVYFK from the coding sequence ATGATCAGTACAACCGATATTGTAATTACCATTGCCTATATACTTTTTATTGTAACCATAGGTTTATGGACCGGAACGCGAAAAAAGAAAAACGAAGAAACCACCAGTGGTGAATATTTTTTGGCAGGCAAAACCTTGAAATGGCCTATGATTGGTCTGGCATTATTTGCAACAAACATTTCGTGCCTCCATTTGGTAAGTTTGGCACAGAGTGGATTTGACAGCGGGCTTTTAAATGGCAATTTTGAATGGATGGCGGCCTTTACCCTCATTCTTTTAGCCTTGTTATTTATTCCTTTTTATATCCGTTCGGGCATTTCTACTTTACCTGATTTTTTAGAACGAAGATATAACCGCGCCTGCAGAGATTGGCTGGCATTCATCTCCATTCTATCGGCCATCATTATTCACATTGCCTTTTCTTTTTTAGCAGGTGGTATCGTACTCGAAACCCTATTTGGCATCGACATGTATGTAAGCATAGTGGTAATCGCCTTACTAACCGGACTATATACGATTATAGGTGGCTTAAGGGCTGTAGTCGTTACCGAAACCATACAAAGCTTGGTGCTCATTACCGGCGCCATTATCATTACCTATTTTGCCTGGAATAAAGTTGGCGGCTGGGATCATATGACGGCGATACTACAGAAAGAAAATGCCATGGATAAACTCAGTATGATACGCCCGATTGGCGATAAAAGCGGAATGAGCTGGATAGCCGTATTTTTAGGCTATCCCGTTTTGGGTATCTGGTATTGGTGCGCCGATCAAACTATTGTGCAGCGTGTTTTAGGTGCAAAAGACGAAAACCATGCCCGTGTAGGCTCGTTATTTTGTGGCTTTATCAAAATTTTACCGGTATTTATTTTCGTGCTTCCTGGTTTATTTGCCTATATCTTATATAAATCGGGCACGATGGATTTATCGAGTTTACAAACTGTTGGTAGTAACGGTGAAACCGTATTAAACACCAAAGGCATTTATACTTTAATGATTACCCAGCTTTTGCCAAAAGGATTGGTAGGTATTTTGGTGGCCGCATTATTATCAGGTTTAATGAGTCAAATTGCAGGTGCCTTAAATTCTATCGCTACGCTAAGCAGTTATGATTTATATAAAAGATTTAAACCCGAAACCAGCGATAAAAAATTAGTGAGCGTAGGTCGTTGGTCGGCGGGTATTGCCTTAACCGTTTCAATAGGCCTGTTGCCGTTACTAAATAGCTACGAAAGTCTTTTCAATGGCATCAACGATGTAATCGCACATATTGCCCCTCCCATCACCTGCGTGTTCTTATTGGGCGTATTCTGGAAAAAAGCATCTGCAAAAGGGGCGCAATATACTTTACTGCTGGGCTCCATTATTGGCGCTGGTGTTTTTGTGGTAAACAAAGTTTATGGAACAGAAACGATAATTGGTCAAATCCCCTTCATGATGATGGCTTTTTACCTGTTCTGCATCTGTGTGTTGATCCAGGTGGTATTTTCTCACATCTATCCGGTGAAACACACCGCTCAAAGTGAAACCTTGTATTGGACCTCTATTTGGGAACCGCTGAAAAGCAAAGGCTGGAGCGGTATTGGAAACTACAAATTTCTATCGGTGCTTTTATTGGCCATAATGGGTGTCTTGTATGTTTATTTTAAATAA
- a CDS encoding mandelate racemase: MINKIEISDKRFELSTGAGSDAIHKDPQYSYAVTNLTNENGITGTGLAFTLGAGNDLVCNAAQFYANKLKGQDIEELMSDFGQTFRTLSNEQQFRWLGPHKGVVHLGLASVTNACYDLWAKKRGVPLWKLLIDLSPEEIVNTLDLSYLEDVLTKEEAIAMLQSQTDSKKSREGILDTGYPGYDTSVGWFNYDDEKVRENCKKAIANGFTAMKLKVGSADPKRDIRRANIVREVAGESSKVMLDANQQWTLPQAISICNELKNMNPFWVEEPTHPDDVLAHQTLAREIAPVKLALGEHVPNRIIFKNYLQTGCTGFAQVDAVRVGGVSEFITISLLCKKFGVPVVPHVGDMGQLHQHLVLFNHIAMGHEALFLEHIPHLKQHFKHPIKIEKGVYITPQEAGSSCDLK; the protein is encoded by the coding sequence ATGATAAATAAAATAGAAATTAGCGACAAACGATTTGAACTATCAACCGGTGCGGGCAGTGATGCCATCCACAAAGACCCTCAATACTCCTATGCAGTTACCAACTTAACCAACGAGAATGGCATTACAGGAACAGGATTAGCCTTTACGCTGGGCGCGGGGAACGATTTGGTTTGCAATGCTGCTCAGTTTTATGCCAATAAGCTAAAAGGACAGGATATTGAAGAATTGATGAGCGATTTTGGGCAGACTTTTCGCACCCTATCAAACGAACAGCAATTTAGATGGTTGGGGCCGCACAAAGGTGTTGTACATTTAGGCTTAGCTTCCGTAACCAATGCCTGTTACGATTTGTGGGCAAAAAAAAGAGGTGTACCACTATGGAAACTCCTGATTGATTTAAGTCCCGAAGAAATTGTAAATACCCTCGATCTCTCCTACCTGGAAGATGTACTCACTAAGGAAGAGGCGATAGCCATGCTGCAAAGCCAAACGGATTCAAAAAAATCGAGGGAAGGTATTCTCGATACCGGTTATCCAGGCTACGACACTTCTGTGGGCTGGTTTAATTACGATGATGAAAAAGTACGCGAAAACTGCAAAAAAGCTATTGCCAATGGTTTTACCGCAATGAAACTTAAAGTAGGATCAGCTGACCCCAAACGTGATATCAGAAGGGCAAACATTGTACGCGAAGTTGCCGGCGAAAGCTCAAAAGTAATGTTAGATGCCAACCAGCAATGGACCCTGCCACAAGCCATTTCAATATGTAATGAGCTTAAAAATATGAATCCTTTTTGGGTTGAAGAACCTACACACCCGGATGATGTATTGGCGCACCAGACTTTGGCCAGAGAAATTGCGCCCGTTAAACTGGCTTTAGGGGAACATGTACCCAACCGCATTATTTTTAAAAACTACCTGCAAACTGGCTGTACGGGTTTTGCCCAGGTAGATGCCGTGCGTGTAGGCGGTGTTAGTGAGTTCATCACGATTAGTCTGTTATGTAAAAAATTTGGCGTACCCGTAGTACCCCACGTTGGCGACATGGGACAATTACATCAGCATCTGGTACTTTTTAACCACATTGCTATGGGGCACGAAGCTTTATTTCTGGAACATATCCCCCATTTAAAACAACATTTTAAACATCCGATTAAAATTGAAAAGGGCGTTTACATTACCCCGCAAGAGGCAGGAAGTAGCTGTGATTTAAAATAA
- a CDS encoding short-chain dehydrogenase, with protein sequence MLHHKIIILTGGADGIGWECAKAYSKAGATVCILDKNPIAESKLNELETAQKIAITCNLVNENEVAAAFETIIQKFGNIDAIHNNAGIAHPSKTLDQTTDAEWDLLMNVNLKSILYTTRYGIEQLKKTKGCILNTSSMVGTIGQDNHAAYVATKGAINALTKAMALDYAPYQIRVNAVSPAAINTPTLQLWSKEQPNKEEIQHYLDKLQPLGGMPAGDVIADACLFLLSDAARFITGTILPVSGGAELGYRTII encoded by the coding sequence ATGCTTCATCATAAAATTATTATACTCACAGGAGGTGCCGATGGTATTGGCTGGGAATGTGCAAAAGCCTATTCAAAGGCTGGTGCTACTGTTTGTATCCTGGATAAAAACCCAATAGCCGAAAGCAAACTAAACGAGCTTGAAACCGCGCAAAAAATAGCCATAACCTGCAACCTGGTTAATGAAAATGAAGTGGCTGCTGCTTTTGAAACCATCATTCAAAAGTTTGGCAATATAGATGCCATCCATAATAATGCGGGGATTGCACATCCTTCAAAAACACTTGATCAAACCACAGATGCGGAGTGGGACTTGTTGATGAATGTTAACTTAAAGAGCATTTTATATACCACCCGTTATGGCATCGAGCAGCTAAAAAAAACAAAGGGTTGTATTTTAAATACCAGCTCGATGGTAGGTACTATCGGGCAGGACAATCATGCAGCCTACGTAGCCACAAAGGGCGCAATTAATGCCCTCACGAAGGCCATGGCCTTAGATTATGCACCGTACCAAATACGTGTAAATGCGGTTTCGCCTGCGGCGATTAATACCCCAACCTTACAGTTATGGAGCAAAGAACAACCGAACAAAGAAGAAATACAGCATTACTTAGATAAACTTCAACCTTTAGGTGGTATGCCGGCTGGCGACGTAATTGCAGATGCCTGCCTATTCTTACTGAGCGATGCAGCCAGATTTATAACAGGAACCATTTTACCGGTAAGCGGTGGCGCCGAATTGGGGTATAGAACCATCATATAA
- a CDS encoding cobalamin-binding protein, with protein sequence MQKSFIDQMGREISINFPPKRIISVVPSQTELLFDLGLDQEIIGLTKFCIHPIEKFAARTKVGGTKKLNIDLIRDLKPDLIIGNKEENTQSDIEELATDFPVWMSDIFTLDDAMKTIGQIGALVDREPEAGYLNHLIAAGFNDLQTLALQNRIDKKIAYLIWRKPFMAAGKNTFINDMLLTNGMTNVITQERYPSVTLAELKTLNCDLILLSSEPYPFAEKHIEEIQTAIPDTKIILVDGEMFSWYGSRLVKAVQYFFEFQKELY encoded by the coding sequence ATGCAAAAATCCTTTATCGATCAAATGGGCAGGGAAATTTCTATTAATTTTCCACCTAAACGGATTATTTCTGTGGTGCCCTCACAAACAGAATTGTTGTTTGATTTGGGCCTGGATCAGGAAATTATCGGATTGACCAAGTTTTGCATCCATCCGATAGAAAAATTTGCAGCAAGAACCAAGGTTGGTGGCACCAAAAAACTCAACATTGATTTAATCAGGGATTTAAAACCCGATTTGATTATTGGGAATAAAGAAGAAAATACACAAAGTGATATAGAAGAGCTTGCAACAGACTTTCCGGTTTGGATGAGCGATATTTTTACTTTAGATGATGCAATGAAGACGATTGGCCAGATAGGGGCGCTGGTAGATCGCGAACCGGAAGCCGGTTATCTTAACCATTTAATTGCTGCAGGATTTAATGATCTGCAAACGCTCGCCCTTCAAAATCGTATCGATAAAAAGATAGCCTATCTCATCTGGCGTAAGCCCTTTATGGCAGCTGGAAAAAATACATTTATTAACGACATGCTGCTTACTAATGGTATGACTAATGTGATTACGCAAGAACGTTATCCATCGGTTACATTAGCAGAACTGAAAACTTTAAATTGTGATCTGATCCTGCTTTCTTCCGAACCCTATCCTTTTGCTGAAAAACATATTGAAGAAATCCAAACCGCCATTCCAGATACAAAAATTATACTGGTTGATGGAGAAATGTTTAGCTGGTATGGAAGCAGGCTGGTTAAAGCAGTTCAGTATTTTTTTGAGTTTCAAAAAGAACTTTATTAG